The proteins below are encoded in one region of Lactuca sativa cultivar Salinas chromosome 3, Lsat_Salinas_v11, whole genome shotgun sequence:
- the LOC111898079 gene encoding replication protein A 70 kDa DNA-binding subunit B-like, with product MTRDYYNIVDITPNMKKSWTIEIQVVECGHRQLSNAKKEFRRLMFADTQGTRVSALVYSNDLDFFENTFKPYNRYQISNANLRLMEPRFQLDSYEFSWTLSRQTLIEPIEEQTPPPLSCQFHFTPFSELYKYADEENYLNVRGVVIKCLPIQHVKKGSKTSSKRDVIIVNEEKKLLILTLWNPIDEIEGNALDKITNTGLYWALVFAMRVKVTTFYGIFESLSNIIYTINKAEIKVLLQNETYKDTEILLPPPENKDILPIGRAIIRMKNGKPTWIKGNLNLLQQDRSFTQTICAMCLKPIQADVNWNIKYPLCKEKSEVQIISRAIIEINDGTRTIAASISTLEIEKLIPLNPSEIRDVAESEKNVHDVIASSVRGLSVVTFVRSYQSWNQQQQITRFVIVKLHKVQEHYTKEQQLLIPSTKSENLSTTKPASPKQTQKQPQPDVGKTKVIE from the exons ATGACGAGAGACTACTACAACATAGTCGACATCACTCCAAACATGAAGAAAAGTTGGACCATCGAAATTCAAGTTGTAGAATGTGGTCATAGACAACTTAGTAACGCAAAAAAAGAATTTAGGAGACTCATGTTTGCAGACACACAG GGGACAAGAGTGTCGGCCTTAGTCTATAGTAATGACCTTGACttttttgaaaatacattcaAACCATACAATCGCTATCAAATTTCCAATGCAAATTTGAGACTCATGGAACCACGTTTTCAACTTGATTCATATGAATTTTCTTGGACACTAAGCAGACAAACACTCATTGAACCCATCGAAGAACAAACCCCACCACCGCTCTCATGCCAATTTCACTTTACCCCATTTAGTGAACTATACAAATATGCAGATGAAGAAAATTATCTAA ATGTAAGAGGTGTTGTAATTAAATGTTTGCCAATTCAGCATGTGAAAAAGggatcaaaaacatcatcaaaaaGGGACGTAATCATTGTCAATGAGGA GAAAAAACTTCTAATTCTAACATTATGGAATCCCATCGATGAAATTGAAGGAAATGCCTTGGACAAAATTACCAATACTGGGCTTTACTGGGCTTTGGTATTTGCAATGAGGGTAAAAGTGACAACATTCTATGGTATATTCGAATCCCTTTCAAACATAAT ATACACAATTAACAAAGCAGAAATTAAAGTACTCCTTCAGAATGAAACATACAAGGATACTGAGATTCTGTTGCCACCTCCCGAAAACAAAGACATACTTCCAATAGGCAGGGCAATTATAAGGATGAAAAAT GGTAAACCAACTTGGATAAAAGGAAATCTCAATCTACTTCAACAAGATAGAAGTTTCACACAAacaatatgtgctatgtgtttaaaACCAATTCAAGCAGATGTAAACTGGAACATCAAATACCCTCTTTGTAAAGAGAAATCAGAAGTACAGATCAT CTCAAGGGCAATAATTGAAATCAATGATGGAACTAGAACAATTGCTGCAAGCATATCAACACTTGAAATTGAAAAGTTAATTCCATTAAACCCCAGTGAAATCAGAGATGTAGCAGAAAGT GAAAAAAATGTACATGATGTTATCGCATCATCAGTTCGAGGATTATCAGTTGTCACATTTGTACGATCATATCAATCATGGAACCAACAACAACAAATCACAAGATTTGTCATTGTCAAGTTGCATAAAGTCCAAGAACATTACACTAAAGAGCAACAACTACTCATTCCATCAACTAAATCTGAAAATTTGTCAACAACAAAACCAGCCTCACCTAAGCAAACCCAAAAGCAACCCCAACCAGATGTAGGGAAAACAAAAGTGATAGAATAA
- the LOC111898078 gene encoding uncharacterized protein LOC111898078, whose translation MNPIEVLCNGTRLFCKNFNRNVIRAEIAFGDYAGKEVFIHRIPLQPAIGEGYTVPFKRTQFPIKLCFAMTINKAQGQTLDIVGVYLKEPIFSHGQLYVALSRARRIESVKVVIKKITKNSTQKKDKKILYIKKYYNVPNTTKGISTKKTHVTYNRLNQEHDSEMMKERKLFLQK comes from the exons ATGAATCCTATAGAAGTATTGTGTAATGGTACAAGACTCTTTTGCAAGAACTTTAATAGAAATGTTATCCGGGCAGAGATAGCTTTTGGTGATTATGCTGGGAAAGAGGTGTTTATTCATAGAATACCATTACAACCAGCTATAGGAGAAGGCTACACAGTGCCATTCAAAAGAACACAATTTCCAATCAAACTATGCTTTGCAATGACTATAAATAAAGCACAAGGACAAACACTAGACATTGTGGGCGTATACCTTAAAGAACCTATATTTTCACATGGACAGCTATACGTTGCCCTGTCCCGTGCTAGAAGAATTGAAAGTGTTAAAGTggttataaaaaaaatcacaaaaaactCCACAcagaaaaaagacaaaaaaatatTGTATATCAAGAAGTATTACAATGTTCCAAACACAACTAAAGGTATATCTACAAAGAAAACACATGTTACATACAACAGGCTTAATCAG GAACATGATTCAGAAATGATGAAGGAACGAAAATTGTTCCTTCAGAAGTGA